The nucleotide sequence gcttactttacaagcccttaaccaataatgcagtttaaaaaatagaATTAAGAAAttgtttactaaataaactaaagtaaaaaatgtcataaaaagtaacacaataaaatgagaATAAGGAGATTATATACCGGTatagagtcagtgtgcaggggtacaggtcagtcgaggtcatttgtacatgtaggtaggggtaaagtgactatgcatagataataaacagcgagtaacaATATCAATGTAAATAATTGTTCAGCAATCTtaaggcttgggggtaaaagctgttaaggagcattttggacctagacttggcgctccggtaccaatTGCCGTgcaggtagcagagagaacagtttatgaaaaaatgttgggccttcctctgaaatCGCCTAGTATATCGGTCCTGGATAGCCAGTTATCTTAGCAATAAGAGGGAGCtgatgtgtgaaattagttttgatttaggaatggaccattatcatgcacctgtctggaAACAGGAGCAGAGtgaaaaaatacatgtaataataataataataataatataataataataataataataatataatatataataataataataatatgtcatCTATACAGTTGAATAGTGAATGGAGGAAGATTTTCCCTTGGTTCATTTtaatgccagccaggtaggctatactcccgttgtaaagagaagcaatgtgctgaatattaggaaagttgagaaatataATAGCCCtggcctatagaaagctgatgggatcctcctctttttattagaggccatcactctATTTTCTCCTGCAATTGCAATTATAGAAATGTTGTTGCAACTtaagctcatgggctctcatgaagtgtttaatTAGATTTTCTAATACAGttacattgatgtcagagtgattagagggacaatagtgtgctgagtaccaggcagttacaCAGTTTGGTAGGTTAGTAGTGACcgtcagcagcatcagagcttagAGAAGCCTAGTTGCCGTGACTAAACAGTCACGTGGAATTTTCCTTGGGAAGGTCCAGGAGACGCTGTCTGGGTAAGGAGGGTGTTTGAGCGGCTAAAGGGGGATGGGCCACCAATTCTTCCGCCACTGCAGGTCATAGAGTGGCAAGGGGGTATggaggagtcaatcaccaccttccggagacacctgaaaccccacctctttaaggaatacctaggataggataaagtaatccttctcacccccccttaatagatttagatgcgctattgtaaagtgactgttccactggatgtcataaggtgaatgcaccaatttgtaagtcgctctggataagagcgtctgctaaatgacttaaatgtaaatgtaatttgactgccttcatcaCAGCAACAGTCCTAGTTAGTACAGCCTCTGATTCAGAGACCGTGTGTACAGTGgcgaaagtattcaacccccttggcagttttcctattttgttgccttacaacctggaattcaaaCTTTAGATTTTTTTGGGAGGGGTTGTAAAATCATTTTATTTACACAACTTGCCATGGGACGCTAGCTCAAAAAAAATTTGAGAGACAATTAACTCGCCAGCTGTATTAATGTAGAGCTTTGTAATCGTGATATGTACTGCCGAGGAAAACAGGCACGTTCCTTTACATACACCGACAAGGCACTGCATGACGATTAGCTTAGCAACCACGTGACGTGGCATAACAACGCACACGCGATTGGTCGGCAGTCTGCCGGGTGACGCGTCATACATtgccatctcctctctatctctggtAACCGCACCATGTAATACACCCTGGACTAGAGGCGCAAATCCGGAGAAACGTGCCGGACCTTCCCATTACAGTTGAGGTAAGAACAccgcaaacaaaacaaaaaaaatgtctcTTTCGAGTTATGACATCGGATAGTATTGGAATCTGACATGTATGATAAGATGTTTTCGATCAGATACACAGTAAAACATGTTTTAAGACCCAGGAACACTCAAGAGATGCACACAAATATCAAAATGGGTGAACCTTTCCTTTAATAAAAAAAACTCCAGAAAGAAACTCATTTCCACAAGCTTTTATTGAAAACCGACACCTCATTTCTTGGCCTTGAAGTACTCTTCAATCACATCCTTGGCTTGAGACTCCTTGCCATAGtcctagagaggaggaggaaggggggggtTATACATTATAACATTTAAAGGAGCTAGCTTCAAGACAGTTTATACAGTCCTAAATGGCACTAAATAGGGTCCCATTAGGGAGAAAGTACATATACTCTCAGAATGCAGTGTTGACATCATGTTATATCGTTACAGTCCTGTTGTATAAATATATTATTTTCCTCATCTAcatacaatactccataatgacaaagcaaaaataggttgaGAAATTAGcaaatgtaaaaataataaacagaaataccttatttacataattattcagactcaTTGCTAGgatacttgaaattgagctcaggagcatcctgtttccactgatcattcTCGATGTTtgtacaaattgattggagtccatctttGGTAAATTCAaaaggggaagggtaccaaaacatgtctgcagcattgaaggtccccaaaaacacagtggcctccatcattcttaaatggaagaagtttagaaccatcaagactcttcctagagcttgccgcccggccaaactgagcaatctggggagaagagccttggtcagggaggtgaccaagaatttgatggtcactctggcagagctctagagttcctctgtggagatgggagaaccttctagaaggacaaccatctctgcagcactccaccaatcaggcctttatggtagtggacCGGCTGAAGcgactcagtaaaaggcacatgacagcccgcttagtttgccaaaaggcacctaaagactctcagaccatgagaaacaagagtctATGGTCTAATGAAATCAaaatttaactctttggcctgaatgtcacgtctggaggaaacctggcaccatccctacggtgaagcatggtggtggcagcatcatgctgtggggatgtttttcagcggcagggactgggagactagtcaggatcgagggaaagatgaacggagcaaagtacagagagatctttgaaaacctgctccagagcgctcaggagctCAGAATAAGGCAAAAATTAACtttccaacatgacaatgaccctaaacagcacagccaaaacaacacagaaaTGGCTTCTGGacaacaagtctctgaatatccttgagtggcccagtcagagcctggacttgaacccaatcaacatctctggagagatcagaaaatatctgtgcagcgacgctcctcatccaacctgacagagattgagaggatctgcagagaagaatgggagaaactccccaaatacaggtgtgccaagcttgtaacgtcatacccaagaagactggaggctgtaatcgctgccaaaggtgcttcaacaaagtactgagtaaagggtctgaatacttatgtaaatgtaatattttaatacacgtataaaaataaaaaaaattaatcTGCTGTGGTGTATTGCGATGTCACTGTGGTGTATTGCGATGTCACTGTGGTGTATTGCGATGTCACTGTGGTGTATTGCGATGTCACTGTGGTGTATTGCGATGTCACTGTGGTGTATTGCGATGTCACTGTGGTGTATTGCGATGTCACTGTGGTGTATTGCGATGTCACTGTGGTGTATTGCGATGTCACTGTGGTGTATTGCGATGTCACTGTGGTGTATTGCGATGTCACTGTGGTGTATTGCGTGTAGACCAATGAGGggaaaaacattttagaataaggcgaaattaacaaaaatgtggataaagtccaACACTGTATGTACATTGTGGTCAGTATGGTAAAGTAACTAATAAAATTGTCAATGTAGCCATTTATTGGGACCCCAGAAACCACAGTGAGGTGTCGGGGCTCGTACTCTGGCAGACACACTCTGGCCAGATGTATAGAACAAGCAGCTGCATGGCACTGAGGGCACAGCACCTGCACTCGACTGGCACCAACAGCTCTGATCACAGTGGACGCCGTTACCCAGGCGTTTCCAGAAGATTTACAGGCAAATGTTTTTGGTTTTAAAATATACCTTGATCACAACACAGCTGCAGCCCACCACCTTACGGGGTTTGCCTTCGCGGTCGATTTTACACAAACCGACCCACTCGCCAAGCTTCTTGTTGTCATCGACCTGGTGCACAGGGAAGAggcgggaggagagaggtgaagacgggAGAAAATATGGAAGGATTCGGCAGTGATAGTAATTCCATAGTGTCCCAAACAGAaacctttatagtgcactactgttgaacagggttctggtcaaaagtagtgcactatagagagGATAGGAACCTCCACTCCGTCCAGTATCATCATGGCCCCCCTTCGTTCTGCACCATAACATAACACTTAACTTCTCAAAGGTCAAAACTTGTAAATATGCACCGGTTTCTGCGTTCTCATTGGTGTAACCAGTACCCCCTCCCCCCAATCTATCCCAGGATTCATACCTTGATGAGGTTAATCTGATGCTCCGCGCAGAGGGCTTCCACCAGCTTCACGTACATGGGCTCGTCACAGTTGGCAGCAAGGACGCAGAGGTGGGCCTGGCGCCTGGACacaggagaggacgggagagtgAGGCtcagttaatatatatataataatataagccatttagcagaagcttttatccaaagcgacttacagtcatgtgtgcatacattctacgtatgggtggtcccggggatcgaacccactaccctggcgttacaagcgccatgctctaccaactgagctacagaaggaacatGAGGATTATAACTAGGTTAACTACGTTAGTGTGCTAGAGCTGGGAAATGACCAGGGACCTCACAAGGTGCCGATATGCTATGTAATTGTGATTctatgttccaaacatattgcagagggacaagagaggcATGGCAACAGTTTGATCAGTCATGTaaataagtgctgaaaacaaattggctccctatttaaaaagacGGAAACAAGCTATGAAAGAAAAAACACgagttaatataataaatatgctatttagcggacgcttttatccaaagcgacttacagtcatgcgtgcatacattctacgtatgggtggtcccgggaatcgaacccactaccctggcgttacaagcgccatgctctaccaactgagctacagaaggaccacctcatGTTTTGGTGCTGGTAGAGCACCAACGTTACCATGTTGGTCAAAATGATACAGCGCCGAGAATAATATCCTACAATGTACCCACATCTATTCCCCTTATGTTTacctcccaaatgacaccctaaatTCCCCTAGTATATAGAACACTCCTttcaaaaagtagtgcaccagcTAGGGactagggtaccatttgggacagatATTTCAGCGTTTGGGTAACGATGGCAACCCGACTATCAGCCGTACTTCACCAACTAATAGAACACATCCCATTTCTTGtctgtcccaaattacaccctattccctacataaacGCTCCAGGCAAAAGTAGTGCAACATGTGCCAGCCACTACACATGGAATGAAAGGCATGCCACTTAGGGAACAAACTAATGACCAGAAATGTTCAAACTCACTTGTCCAGCGCCTTGGCGGCCTCACGGATACCGCGGGCCAGACCGTCGTGGATGAGTGCGGTCTTGAGCACCTCAGGGAGAGCAGTGTTGACATCCATCACACCTCCGGCAGCGACGCTGAGGGGGAAAAGGACATGGGGAGACGCGGTGGAAGAGAGGGGAACGACACGGGGAGACGAGGGGAACGACACGGGGAGACGAGGGGAACGACACGGGGAGACGAGGGGAACGACACGGGGAGACGAGGGGAACGACACGGGGAGACGAGGGGAACGACACGGGGAGACGAGGGGAACGACACGGGGAGACGAGGGGAACGACACGGGGAGACGAGGGGAACGACACGGGGAGACGAGGGGAACGACACGGGGAGACGAGGGGAACGACACGGGGAGACGAGGGGAACGACACGGGAGACGAGGGGAACGACACGGGAGACGAGGGGAACGACACGGGAGACGAGGGGAACGACACGGGGAGACGAGGGGAACGACACGGGGAGACGAGGGGAACGACACGGGGAGACGAGGGGAACGACACGGGAGACGAGGGGAACGACACGGGGAGACGAGGGGAACGACACGGGGAGACGAGGGGAACGACACGGGAGACGAGGGGAACGACACGGGGAGACGAGGGGAACGACACGGGGAGACGAGGGGAACGACACGGGGAGACGAGGGGAACGACACGGGGAGACGAGGGGAACGACACGGGGAGacgaggtggaggagaggggaacgACATGGGGAGACGAGGGGAACGACATGAGGAGacaaggtggaggagaggggaacgACATGAGGAGacaaggtggaggagaggggaacgACGGGAGAGGACATGGGGAGACGATGGGAACGACGGGAGAGGACATGGGGAGACGATGGGAACGAGacgaggtggaggagaggggaacgACGGGAGAGGACATGGGGGAGACGATGGGAACGACGGGAGAGGACATGGGGGAGACGCGTGGGATGGGAAAGGGTTAGTTGGCTGCAGCTGACCGGTAAAGGAGCTCGTCCTCCGGGTTGAATGTGCGCAAATCAACCGGCGTGTCAGATAAGGGATCTCACTCATAATTTGAAGTGAAGGGGTATCCGACTAAAGAAAGTAAATCATCACACAAGCGCCGGGAACTATCTAACAACTCCGTTAGCAATGCAGCTACAttcacatttaaaatatatacttgGTTGCAGCCACCGGACTATATGCCAGTGTTGTCAAGAGTATTAAAAGTGCAAGTAGAAACATGGAAATTATATATTCAGAACAAAGCACCACTTGACACgcaattaaacaatttaaacgtGCACATGTGTTGGCTAGTTAGCCTTGGTTCAGGTTTCTAAACCGGAGTACAACCGTCACGCTTACCCTTCCTCGGCCATTGTAGATTATCGATGGATGGGGGACCTAAAAGTTCTGCAATATTGATCAAACACGAAAGAAACGTTACTATTCATGATGatacagtgattgtggtgaatttTCAACAAACGATGTTTGATAAATCCGACGGATTATTTGCAGAAGATGTAGAAACCCACCCAATCTCCTCTCTGACAGCGGGTAAAAGAGAGCGTCATGCAGTCGGCGACATCCATTTAAGGGCCGAAGGAGGACCCGAGAAGTAGGTAGTCATGATTCTGCCTGTCTAATAATAACGGCTCAGAAAACAGAAGTTTGTAGAGTTTCCGttgtataacagatatatatacaATTCGTTGAACTATATTTAAAATTAACAGTTCATACAAGACATTAAATCTTTATTTGCGTAATTTTAATATATTTTGTCGACTGACGTGTTTTGAATTTGGATGTAGTTTACCGTGATTGTAGTATGCGTAACATGCATATTTTTGAATGAACATTTTCATATTTTCTTCAAaatgcagttttttgttgttgctgtactGTGAAAGTGGAAGTCTATGGGCCATGCCAAATATTCCATAAACTCTGTCATGGCATGCCATGAGTTCTGTGTATGTTTGTTGGGATGTTAATGGAATGTTCTGCTAACCCACAGAAAAACTGGAAACATTAATGCTCTTGCAACGTTcccatgaaacgtgtctagaacattaatattGTATATTATGAGAACATGGCAAACACGTTCTGGGTATGTTCTGTTTGACATTAAGGGAGTGTTCTAACTcttacaacaaaacatgctaaaaaAGGTTATCGGAAGGTTTTTTTTGCTAACAGATTGAATGTTCTCGCAACTAAAGGAAAACTGGACACTGAAACATTAGGGTAACATTACAAAAACGTTCTCCCTAGAATTGTTAGCTGGGAAGTAAATCTGATTTTTTAATGTtttgattttacctttatttaacttggcaagtcagttaagaacacattcttattttcaatgacgacctaggaaaagtgtgttaaactgccttgttcaggggcagaatgacagatgtgtaccttgtcagcttggggatttgaacttgcaaccttcagggtactagtccaacgctctaaccactaggctacctgcctcctctaaccactaagctacctaaagtaaaataaaaatatatgcgtagtcactttaaccatatctacatgtacatactacctcaatcagcctgactaaccagtgtctgtatgtagcctcgctactgtatatagcttctactgtatatagcctctactgtatatagcctgtctactgtatatagcctgtctactgtatacagcctctactgtatacagcctctctactgtatacagcctctctactggatatagcctctctactgtatatagcctctactgtatatagcccctctactgtatatagcctctactgtatatagcccctctactgtatataacctctctactgtatatagcccctctactgtatatagcccctctactgtatatagcccctctactgtatatagcctctactgtatataacctctctactgtatatagcctctctactgtatatagcccctctactgtatatagcctctactgtatatagctcctactgtgtatagcctctactgtatatagcctctctactgtatataacctcctgttatttttcactgtcttttcacTGTAGTTTTATTTCTTTATctacctattgttcaccgaaCACCTTTTTTTCCCCTGTAAGTAGgattttcactgtgaggtctactgcacctgttgtattcagcattccctgtgaggtctattacacctgttgtattcagcatttcactgtaaggtctactacacctgttgtattcagcatttcactgtgaggtctactacacctgttgtattcagcattccactgtgaggtctactacacctgttgtattcagcatttcactgtgaggtctactacacctgttgtattcagcatttcactgtgaggtctactacacctgttgtattcagcatttcactgtgaggtctactacacctgttgtattcagcatttcactgtgaggtctactacacctgttgtattcagcatttcactgtgaggtctactacacctgttgtattcagcatttcactgtgaggtctactacacctgttgtattcagcatttcgctgtgaggtctactacacctgttgtattcagcatttcactgtaaggtctactacacctgttgtattcagcatttcgctgtaaggtctactacacctgttgtattcagcatttcactgtaaggtctactacacctgttgtattcagcatttcactgtgaggtctactacacctgttgtattcagcattccactgtgaggtctactacacctgttgtattcagcatttcactgtgaggtctactacacctgttgtattcagcatttcactgtgaggtctactacacctgttgtattcagcatttcactgtgaggtctactacacctgttgtattcagcatttcactgtgaggtctactacacctgttgtattcagcatttcactgtgaggtctactacacctgttgtattcagcatttcactgtgaggtctactacacctgttgtattcagcatttcactgtaaggtctactacacctgttgtattcagcatttcactgtgaggtctactacacctgttgtattcagcatttcactgtgaggtctactacacctgttgtattcagcatttcactgtgaggtctactacacctgttgtattcagcatttcactgtaaggtctactacacctgttgtattcagcatttcgctgtaaggtctactacacctgttgtattcagcatttcactgtgaggtctactacacctgttgtattcagcatttcactgtgaggtctactacacctgttgtattcagcatttcactgtaaggtctactacacctgttgtattcagcatttcactgtgaggtctactacacctgctgtattcagcatttcactgtgaggtctactacacctgttgtattcagcatttcactgtaaggtctactacacctgttgtattcagcatttcactgtgaggtctactacacctgttgtattcagcatttcactgtgaggtctactacacctgttgtattcagcatttcactgtaaggtctactacacctgttgtattcagcatttcactgtaaggtctactacacctgttgtattcagcatttcactgtaaggtctactacacctgttgtattcagcatttcactgtaaggtctactacacctgttgtagtagacaaatacatttggatttgatttgattctagaTCTGTGTACCCGGTGTCCGTACACCCTGAGGAAGACAGCGGGGACAGTGGCTCAAAGCGATTAGAGAGTGTAAGTCTCTCGACGCTgcgagagaagaaaaaaaacagaacactGCGGTCACTTCCTCCTCGTGGATCCAATCACACTCCATTCACTCCCGCCTGGGGTAGAGCTGATAGCATCTGACTTTTGGTTCAGAAGGCCGTAAGGAAAATAAGGAAAATGCTCAAGATCCATTAAAAGCTTACAGAGGCATCAACAACAGCGGTTAAACGTGAGACGTCCTCATTCAAAATGAGACGCACATCCAGATGTTTAATTTCCTCAAGTAAAGTCACGATCCTCTTCTTGGCAGCATTTAGTTTGTGGTATTTGACAAAAGTGAAGTTCAGAATAGTCCTTCACTGGGATGACTGTGTCACATAACATGCATTTAAATGGCCTTATGGTCGACGATAGAGTCAAAGGAGTTTTCGCTGCTTTGTGTAGAAGCACCTTTACTCAATTCAGCCATTTTGCTTGCTAGCACAACAGGCTACTAAAAAGGATCAAGGGAGAAATCTAGAGGTCTGTGGCTGTATGTGTTTTTGGTTCCAAAATAAAATACtggatataaaataaaataattagatCATTAAAAATATTCATTTGAAACCGTTTGTCAGAGAAACCACCACGGCAGCATTTATCGTCATCGACTGTACCAAATTTGGTTTTTATTTAAATCGTTTttatttaaaattaaaataaaaaaaattaactgTTGAGTCAATATTTAACATAGCATACCAACTAGCATACAAAATAGAGGATTTTCCATTTCTCCATaataaacaggcagttaacccactgttcctagaccagttaacccactagaccagttaacccactagaccagttaacccactagaccagttaacccactgttcctagaccagttaacccactgttcctagaccagttaacccactgttcctagaccagttaacccactgttcctagaccagttaacccactgttcctaggccatcattgaaaataagaatttgtccttaactgagttgcctggttaaataaaggttatataaaattaaaataaaaactcaGAAATTATAGCAAATATTTTGTTATGTTGACAACTAGTTGGCTTGACAAAGTCCAAACATTTCAGAAGGAAATCTCTTTTTTTACACGTTggagttttaaccatgttttgaagtgttagtgtttgtttacaattacattgtttacaaacacgGCAGTAAAACAAGTTCTGATTTGGTATTATGGGATCTGACGGGGGTACGACGTTCGAATCTATATTTCAAGAATCAGTGGGGTAgacggaggctatatacacacaccgagtggacaaaacattaagaacaccttttaaatattgagttgcaccccactTAGACTCTTAGACTTTTAGAACAGCCTCAATCAATCAGGACAGGAATAGGAATTCAGAATAGGCTGATTTCgtcaggacatggactctacaaggtgtcaaaagcgttccacagggatgctggtcccatgttgactccaatgttgatttcaatgcttcccacagttgtgtcaagttggctggatgtctgttctacctgataagtaaattgcacccacctggtgtcccaggtctaaaccagtccctgattagaggggaatcacccacctggtgtcccagctctaaatcagtccctgattagagaggaacAACGACAACAGGAACTGTCtgcgaggtccagagttgagtgaGGGATCTAcagtaatattttatttttatagtcTGGGGGGAAGCATCTACAGATGGTCTATCAACATACAACAATGTCATTGTAACAAGAAAAGGTTTATTTTGTTTTCTCAACATCGTGTAGAGCATTGGTTCTCAACTCCGGGTCCTCCTGTATCCCCTCAACAACACACATCTCTATTGTAGCCCTGGATAAACACTTCTAATTCAAGTCATTGAAggtttgatgattagttgaaATCAGGTGTGCTTGTTTCGGGACAATaaaaaaatgtgtactgttgggggggTACAGGAGGACCGGGAGTTGGGAAAACACTGGTGTCGAATCATCAATGACAGTTTTAGTTAGCCAGGTCAAAAAGGAAATGTTTGTCAGTCATAATTTACCCATGATACATTGCGGTTGTGATGCTCTTGAACACGGCCaaagccaaaacacacagagGACAGACAACTAAAATCATTTATAGGGACAGATTCCCAGATCCAGATTAAGTCTAGTCCCAGGAAAAAAAATATATGGAgaattttgtaaaaaaataaaaggtatacctttacttaactaggcaagtcagttaggaacaaattcttattttcaatgacggcctgggaacagtgggttaactgcctgttcaggggcagaacgacagatttgtaccttgtcagttcgaggattcaaacttgcaacctttcggagGACTggctggtccaacgctctaaccactaggctacccttccgctCCTTGAGAATCTCAGGTCTATTGTCTTAATCTGGGTCCGGGAAACCAGGCCGTAGTGATTGTCACAGATGGGTGGGTACAGACAGAGTTCTCATATTAAAAACAGGTGTTGATTCTACCATGTATGAGTACACATAAATGGCATGTATCAAAAGGAATGTTGTTTTTAGATCAGGTTAACAGTGACAGAACAAAACACAAGATGGCGTTACAGTCACTAGGAATGGGTCTCTGAGTCAGTGAGGAAACACGAGACTGTGTGTGTAGGGGCAGAGTGTAAGCCTGCTATGTGTAAACAATACACAATGACTCACCCATCCATGATCATTTAATAAAAGAGGGGGAAGtggggagagggaatgaggagacggggaagaggggagagggaatgaggggaggggagagaagagaggagagaggaaggagtaaTTAAAAACACACCAGTTCCCAGTTGGTCTCCTCTTCCATTACTTAACACAGCCTTCATTGGTCTCATTACAATCCCACCAGCCGGCCCTTCGTATGTCAAGACACCTGGTTTCACAGCGATTCAGAACGGGACTTGAATGAGTCTATATGGACTGTTGGACGCTGCAGGCGACTGCCGACTgcctgatctacaaatcaccttccACCATGAATAAGTATTCATTATAGaattattatttgtagatcagtcagtcacaa is from Oncorhynchus gorbuscha isolate QuinsamMale2020 ecotype Even-year linkage group LG14, OgorEven_v1.0, whole genome shotgun sequence and encodes:
- the rps12 gene encoding 40S ribosomal protein S12, with the protein product MAEEGVAAGGVMDVNTALPEVLKTALIHDGLARGIREAAKALDKRQAHLCVLAANCDEPMYVKLVEALCAEHQINLIKVDDNKKLGEWVGLCKIDREGKPRKVVGCSCVVIKDYGKESQAKDVIEEYFKAKK